Below is a window of Halomonas sp. Bachu 37 DNA.
GCCGGAAGGGAGGCCACAAGGAAAAGCCCCGCCTGGGGCGGGGCCTGACGGCTACGGGCCGATCGCGATGGATGGCAATGGGTAGCGACAATACAAGGGCGCTCTACTTCTCGTTCGTGCCCCTTTCGTTCGAGCCCTCTTCGTCCAGGTCGTCTTTGGCGAAGTCCTCTTCGTCGAGATCGGCGTCCTGCTCCATCTGTCCGGGCCGGATGGGCTGCTCGGTGTCGTCCAGGCCCTCATCGAAGTCACCCCGAGCCTCGTCGAAGGAGGCATCCGCGTCCCGTCCGTCCGCATCGATCACGGCACTGCCATGTTGGGTGGGGTTCGTCTGCTCGTTGGCCGGGTCTGACTGATCAGCGGAAAACGCACTCGGCGAAGCCGCACTGAATATACCCGCCAGAACAAGCCCTAAAGCGTTGCGATAATCCATGTCGTCGATCTCCTGTGTCGTATCTGCCTGACGTCAGCATCGCAGGCCCTCAGTCCCAGCCTTCGACACCCGCCATGTCGGGAAGCTCGTGGGCGATGCCCTTGTGGCAGGTAATGCAGGTATCGTCGCCCTCGACGAGCCCGCGCCGGTGAGCCGCGGCGGCCCTGGGACTCTGGCGCGTGAAATCCATGGCACCCTCGTCGTGACAGTTGCGGCACTCCAGCGAATCGTTGGACTCGAAGCGCCGCCACTCGCGGGAAGCCATCTCCAGGCGATGATCCAGAAACTTCTCGCGCGTATTGATGGTGCCGAAGATCTTGCCCCAGACTTCCTTCGAGGCTTGCATCTTGCGCGCCATCTTGTCGGTCCAGTTATGAGGCACGTGGCAGTCCGAACAGACGGCCCGCACCCCCGAGCGGTTCGAGAAGTGGATGGTCGGCTGGATCTCCTCGTAAACGTTGGCCCGCATCTCATGGCAACTGATGCAGAACTGCTCGGTATTGGTCGCTTCCATGGCGGTATTGAACCCACCCCAGAAGAGCACGCCACCGATAAAGCCGCCAACCGTCAAAAAGCCCAGGCTGAGGTACTTGCTCGGCGTGCTGAACGTCTGCCAGAACCCCTTGATGCCGCGGATCGCTTTCTTAAACATTTGGCCCCCTAATGGTCATCGCCGCTATCGGTCGTCTGGTCGTTACCACTCTGCGGCCAGCCGCGCATGATCTCGTTGATATCGAGAAAGTCGTTCTCGACCGCGAGGGGGGCAGTAGTCTGCGTAGCATGGCACTGAGTGCAGAAGTAGCGTCGTGGCGATAGTTCGGCCAGAAAGTTGCCGTCGCGGTCCATGTAGTGGGTGACACTGACCATGGGCGCCTGGCTCTGCTCCACCTGCTGCCGGCTATGGCAGCTCATGCAGCGGTTGGCGTTGAGATCCACCTGATAGTTGTCGATCTTGTGTGGAATCGTGGGCGGCTGCATGGGATAGGCGCGGGCTCTTCTCAGGTCCTGGTTCTCGACCGGATAGAGCGGCTCCGGCGTGCGTTCTTCCAACAGAGGCACGTTGCCGCGCAGCGCATCGAGCTCTCCTTCCGCGGCGGAGGCCGCCATGCTGAGACCCAGCATGGCTATGGTGATGGTTATGGCGATAAAGAAATGTCGCATCGTTAATCCCCTTTAGACCGGTTCGATCCGACAGGCGCACTTCTTGAAGTCCGTCTGCTTGGAAATGGGATCGGTGGCATCCAGCGTCACCTTGTTGATCAGCTGGCTGGCGTCGAACCAGGGCACGAACACCAGGCCTCGGGGCATGCGATTGCGTCCCCGCGTCTCGACGCGGCTGTTCATCTCTCCACGCGGGCTGATGATGCGCACCTCGCTGCCCCGCCTGACACCCATCTCGCGAGCGTCTTGCGGGTGGAGGTAGACCACCGCCTGGGGAAAGGCACGGTGCAGCTCGGGCACCCGTCGGGTCATCGACCCGGAGTGCCAATGTTCGAGTACGCGGCCGGTCACCAGCCACAGCGGGAACTCCTCGGAGGGCGATTCGGCCGGTGGCTCGTAGGGCACGGCATAGATCACGGCCCGGTTGTCCTTGTGGCCGTAGAACTGGAATTTTCGTCCCGGCTCCACGTAGGAATCATACTCGCCATTATAGCGCCAGCGTGTCTCCTGCCCGTCGACCACCGGCCAGCGCAGGCCCGTTACCTCGTGGTAAACGTCAAAGGGCGCCAAGTCGTGTGCCTTGCCGCGAGTGAACTGCGCGTACTCCTCGAACAGCCCCTTCTGCACATAGAAACCGAAATGTTCCGCCTCTTGATTGGGATACTCCTTGTCGACTTCATCGAGACCGAAGGCATCGACATTGCCGTTACGATACAGCACGTCGAACATCGATTTGCCCCGCAAGTCGGGATTGGCGTCGACCAGCTCCTGAGGCCATACCTCTTCGATCTGAAAGCGCTTGGAAAACTCCATCAGTTGCCACAGGTCGGAGCGCGACTCGCCCGGGGCATCCACCATCTGATGCCAGAACTGGGTGCGCCGTTCGGCGTTGCCGTAGGCACCTTCCTTTTCTACCCACATGGCGGTGGGCAGGATCAAGTCGGCAAGCTCGGTGGTGACGGTGGGGTAGGCATCCGAGACCACGATGAAATTATCCGGGTTGCGGTAGCCGGGGTAGGTCTCCTCGACCAGGTTGGCCGCCGCCTGGACGTTGTTGTTGCACTGCACCCAGTAAGCGTTGATCTCGCCATCCTTGAGCATGCGGTTCTGCAGGACGGCATGGGCGCCCGGCTGCTTCTGGACGGTACCCGCCGGGACACGCCATACCTTCTCGGCAAAGGCGCGATGGTCGTCGTTGGTCACCACCATGTCCGCCGGCAGGCGATGCGAGAACGTGCCCACTTCCCGCGCGGTGCCGCAAGCCGAGGGTTGCCCTGTCAGCGAGAAGGGGCTGTTGCCCGGCGTGGATATCTTGCCGGTGAGCAGATGGATGTTGTAGATCATGTTGTTCGCCCAGACCCCGCGGGTATGCTGGTTGAAGCCCATGGTCCAGAACGACATCACCCGGGTGTTGGGGTCGGCGTAGAGCTCGGCAAGCTCATCGAGGCGGCGCTTGGGCACACCGGAAATCCGCGTGACGGTCTCGGCATCGTACTGCTGCAGGAATTCACGGTAACCTTCGAAGTCGATGTTGCGGGCGCCGGCCACGTCCGCGGCATTCTCCGCTGCCAGCTCCAGACGATGCTCGGGGCGCAGGCCGTAGCCGATATCGACGTTGCCCTCCATGAAGCGCACGTGTTCGTTGACGAAGTCCCAGTCGACCCGGTCGTTCTCGATGATGTAACGGGCGATATAGTTGAGGATCGCCAGATCGGCCTGAGGCGTGAAGATCATCGGCATATCGGCGAGCTCGAAGGAGCGATGCTCGTAGGTGGAGAGCACCGCCACCTTCACGTGCGGTGCCGAGAGGCGCCGGTCGGTCACCCGAGTCCACAGGATGGGGTGCATCTCGGCCATGTTGGAGCCCCACAGCACGAAAGCGTCGGCGGCCTCGATATCGTCATAGCAGCCCATCGGCTCGTCCATACCGAAGGTACGCATGAAGCCGAACACCGCCGAAGCCATGCAGTGACGGGCATTGGGATCGATGTTGTTGGAACGAAAGCCGGCCTTCATCAGCTTGTTGGCCGCATAGCCCTCCCAGACCGTCCACTGGCCGGAGCCGAACATGCCCACCGCCTCGGGACCTTTCTCGCGCATCGCCGTCTTGAACTTGTCGGCCATGACATCGAAAGCCTCGTCCCAGCTCACCGGCGTGAACTCGCCGTTCTTGTCGTACTCACCGTTGGTCTTGCGCAGCAGCGGCTGGGTCAGGCGGTCCTGGCCGTACATGATCTTGGACAGGAAGTAGCCCTTGATGCAGTTGACGCCCCGGTTGACCGGCGCGTTGATGTCGGCGTGGGTGGCGACCACCTGGTTGTTGCGGGTCGCCACGTTGACCCCGCAGCCCACCCCGCAGAAGCGGCACGGCGCCTTGGACCACTTCAACTGGGTCTGGCTGGCGTCGGTAACGATGTTCTGCGCCTGGCCCGGCAGACTGATGCCTGCGGCGGCAGCCGCCGTACCGGCCGCCGAGCTCTTGATGAAATTACGTCGCGTCAGCTTCATAGCTCATCCCTCTGTCCGTTATCTGGCTGGCCGATACGTGGTTGTCCTGTTCACCGGCTTCGATCTCCTGCTCCAATGCCTGCGCGCTCTCCACATGGTGATAGACCAGGCTCACCGAAAGCACGCCCTTCTCGTTCTGCAGCCAGTCGATGAACGCGACGATCTCGTGCTGGCTAGGCGTTTCGAGCACTAGCACCATCTTGCCGCGCGGGTCGGTGGCATGGACTTCGACATCCGCGAAATCCTGGCAGCGCTCGCTTATCGTGGCGATCCGCTCTGGCTGCAGCTGTACCAACAAGCTGGAGATATGTACGTTGTTATCATTCATGATCCATCCTTGCTTACTAGTTCCACGGTCAGGTCTTGCAGTCTCATTCTCAAGGCTTTTTTGGCCTGCACTAGGCTCGGTGACCTACCGTCACGGCCTGGGTAGGACAGTTCTCGACGCAGGCACCGCACCCCGTACAGGCTTCGGTTTCCACCGTGGGTTCGGGCACCCGATGGGTGTTGAAATGAAAGCGGATCGCCCCGACCTCGCAACTCTCGCCGCAGTTACGGCAGTAGACACCTTCCAGCCCCAGGCAGCCTTGACCGATCGTGGCGACGTAATCCCACGCTGGTTCCCGGGTATGGTCAAAGGCTCCGGCCTCGCAAGCCTGCTCGCAGGCACCGCAAAAGGTGCATTCACCGCGATTGAAATCGATTTCGGGAAAGCCGCCATCACCACGAACGATGATGCCGGTTTCACAGGCACTCCCGCAGTCACCACACTGGGTGCAACGGGCGATGAAGTGCTTCTCCTCAAGCGACCAGGGTGGCCGCAACGCCGGCGGGTGGTCGGCCCGGCGGCCAAACAGCAGAGCCCGCTTCGAGCGGTTCACCGGCGTCGAGTTGGCTGTTTTCATCATGGCGGCCCCCGCTATCCCGGTGGGCCGGGAGGCCCGGTGAAGATCTGGAAGATCCACACCAGAAAACCATAACCGGACACCACCAGCACGGCGAGGATCGGAAACAGGATCCCGGCCAGAAAAAGGAAGACGAGCAGCTCACGTCTTTTCTCTCGTTTATCCTCGG
It encodes the following:
- a CDS encoding NapC/NirT family cytochrome c — protein: MFKKAIRGIKGFWQTFSTPSKYLSLGFLTVGGFIGGVLFWGGFNTAMEATNTEQFCISCHEMRANVYEEIQPTIHFSNRSGVRAVCSDCHVPHNWTDKMARKMQASKEVWGKIFGTINTREKFLDHRLEMASREWRRFESNDSLECRNCHDEGAMDFTRQSPRAAAAHRRGLVEGDDTCITCHKGIAHELPDMAGVEGWD
- a CDS encoding nitrate reductase cytochrome c-type subunit, coding for MRHFFIAITITIAMLGLSMAASAAEGELDALRGNVPLLEERTPEPLYPVENQDLRRARAYPMQPPTIPHKIDNYQVDLNANRCMSCHSRQQVEQSQAPMVSVTHYMDRDGNFLAELSPRRYFCTQCHATQTTAPLAVENDFLDINEIMRGWPQSGNDQTTDSGDDH
- the napA gene encoding nitrate reductase catalytic subunit NapA, with amino-acid sequence MKLTRRNFIKSSAAGTAAAAAGISLPGQAQNIVTDASQTQLKWSKAPCRFCGVGCGVNVATRNNQVVATHADINAPVNRGVNCIKGYFLSKIMYGQDRLTQPLLRKTNGEYDKNGEFTPVSWDEAFDVMADKFKTAMREKGPEAVGMFGSGQWTVWEGYAANKLMKAGFRSNNIDPNARHCMASAVFGFMRTFGMDEPMGCYDDIEAADAFVLWGSNMAEMHPILWTRVTDRRLSAPHVKVAVLSTYEHRSFELADMPMIFTPQADLAILNYIARYIIENDRVDWDFVNEHVRFMEGNVDIGYGLRPEHRLELAAENAADVAGARNIDFEGYREFLQQYDAETVTRISGVPKRRLDELAELYADPNTRVMSFWTMGFNQHTRGVWANNMIYNIHLLTGKISTPGNSPFSLTGQPSACGTAREVGTFSHRLPADMVVTNDDHRAFAEKVWRVPAGTVQKQPGAHAVLQNRMLKDGEINAYWVQCNNNVQAAANLVEETYPGYRNPDNFIVVSDAYPTVTTELADLILPTAMWVEKEGAYGNAERRTQFWHQMVDAPGESRSDLWQLMEFSKRFQIEEVWPQELVDANPDLRGKSMFDVLYRNGNVDAFGLDEVDKEYPNQEAEHFGFYVQKGLFEEYAQFTRGKAHDLAPFDVYHEVTGLRWPVVDGQETRWRYNGEYDSYVEPGRKFQFYGHKDNRAVIYAVPYEPPAESPSEEFPLWLVTGRVLEHWHSGSMTRRVPELHRAFPQAVVYLHPQDAREMGVRRGSEVRIISPRGEMNSRVETRGRNRMPRGLVFVPWFDASQLINKVTLDATDPISKQTDFKKCACRIEPV
- a CDS encoding chaperone NapD — its product is MNDNNVHISSLLVQLQPERIATISERCQDFADVEVHATDPRGKMVLVLETPSQHEIVAFIDWLQNEKGVLSVSLVYHHVESAQALEQEIEAGEQDNHVSASQITDRGMSYEADAT
- the napF gene encoding ferredoxin-type protein NapF, with protein sequence MMKTANSTPVNRSKRALLFGRRADHPPALRPPWSLEEKHFIARCTQCGDCGSACETGIIVRGDGGFPEIDFNRGECTFCGACEQACEAGAFDHTREPAWDYVATIGQGCLGLEGVYCRNCGESCEVGAIRFHFNTHRVPEPTVETEACTGCGACVENCPTQAVTVGHRA
- a CDS encoding periplasmic nitrate reductase, NapE protein; the encoded protein is MQRTEERTEDKREKRRELLVFLFLAGILFPILAVLVVSGYGFLVWIFQIFTGPPGPPG